A genome region from Triplophysa rosa linkage group LG24, Trosa_1v2, whole genome shotgun sequence includes the following:
- the mansc1 gene encoding MANSC domain-containing protein 1, giving the protein MSVIRTSLLLACVLLHACSVTSESDRETCYSRQHRGVTVNIRLALTKGTVMIPQKKPSEKDCILTCCSEDVKPGVKCNLVVYKPVEESSGENCHLFNCPSEQDCPLMAAEAGVNTYNIFRGLTHPTTKVNGRTTAKPATAVNTQLSTTTPRTTTITAAPTTPQTTTSTQQTTTTITTSAAETEEEPTETHVILQTTHMTSTTTTTQPTTTQSTSTVTKARAHQRPAVKPNRKPNKPMRGPESHSFKPTKAKTPTTQPTTTTPTTTTITTTTTTSTTITTSSSAVSPASAGTPVVLLDIESKQRAVDVSSAPGKNRFSRMMWKNSLVAVVVITLIFLLLILALVARKAMESFDRRHYTRLELNDLHYEV; this is encoded by the exons ATGTCTGTCATCCGGACGAGTCTGCTGCTCGCGTGCGTCCTGCTACACGCCTGTAGCGTGACGTCGGAGTCTGACAGAGAGACGTGTTATTCCCGACAACATCGAGGTGTTACTGTGAACATACGTTTGGCTCTGACGAAGGGAACGGTGATGATTCCCCAAAAGAAGCCGTCAGAGAAAGACTGCATCCTGACCTGCTGCTCAGAAGATGTGAAGCCAG GTGTGAAATGTAATCTGGTTGTGTATAAGCCAGTAGAAGAGTCCAGCGGTGAAAACTGTCATCTGTTCAACTGTCCGAGCGAGCAGGACTGTCCGCTCATGGCCGCTGAAGCTGGAGTCAACACCTACAACATATTCAGAG GTTTAACTCATCCAACAACTAAAGTTAATGGAAGAACCACAGCCAAACCTGCGACTGCTGTAAACACACAACTGAGCACCACAACACCACGAACAACAACAATCACAGCAGCACCTACAACACCACAAACCACAACATCAACACAACAAACCACAACCACCATCACAACATCGGCAGCAGAGACCGAAGAAGAGCCGACCGAGACACATGTTATACTTCAAACCACACATATGACCAGCACTACAACCACCACACAACCTACAACAACACAAAGCACAAGCACCGTCACCAAAGCACGAGCCCACCAGCGGCCTGCTGTCAAACCCAACAGAAAACCCAACAAACCCATGAGGGGTCCGGAATCACATTCATTCAAGCCCACCAAAGCCAAAACCCCCACGACACAGCCAACAACTACAACTCCCACCACAACCACTATCACCACCACGACAACAACCAGCACCACCATCACGACATCATCATCAGCGGTGTCTCCGGCGAGTGCAGGGACTCCTGTGGTTCTGCTGGACATCGAGTCAAAACAGCGAGCTGTGGATGTGTCCTCTGCTCCGGGGAAGAACAGATTCTCACGCATGATGTGGAAGAACAGTCTGGTGGCCGTCGTGGTGATCACCTTAATCTTTCTCCTTCTCATTCTGGCTTTGGTGGCTCGTAAAGCGATGGAGTCCTTCGACCGGCGTCACTACACCAGACTGGAACTCAATGACCTTCATTATGAAGTTTGA
- the dusp16 gene encoding dual specificity protein phosphatase 16 has translation MSSVRSIGPEGLVALLEGGLDRVLLIDSRPFVEYNTCHILEAVNVNCSKLMKRRLQQDKIQITDLLQHSAKRKLELQGQEVVAYDQSSPDSASLSSEAFLSILLAKLEKRFPSVHLLSGGFVEFSHLFPGLCEGKSTLVPSCISQPSLPVTNVGPTRILPHLYLGCQRDVLNKELMQQNDIAYVLNASNTCPKPDFISEWHFLRVPVNDSFCEKILPWLDRSVDFIEKAKASDGRVLVHCLAGISRSATIAIAYIMKRMNMTLDEAYRFVKEKRPTISPNFNFLGQLLDFEKKLKCASETAVKPKAVLQVDPSEDLKSEVSGSQESLSDQHLMTRGMCGLQLAEENTRPKRSFSLDIKSYAESGASPPSAHPDSPELYHPPAYKDSASKLCQFSPVREVSEHSPPSKPQTASVNRSPAASPCRQALHRSGSMEETPSGVLSGSQRPKAGPVALKGWHSDILLAPVAGGWYLSSDSARFYSTSAIFGCGQDRESVRRRGRQRGGDSRRSWHEESSFEKQLKHRSCQMDFGDGMSETRSREDITHVASRSSFSGSMEIIEVS, from the exons ATGAGTTCGGTGCGGTCCATCGGGCCCGAGGGGCTGGTGGCTCTGCTGGAGGGCGGTCTGGACCGCGTGCTGCTGATCGACAGCCGTCCGTTCGTGGAATATAACACCTGTCATATCCTGGAGGCGGTGAACGTCAACTGCTCCAAACTGATGAAGAGAAGATTACAACAAGATAAAATCCAAATCACTGATCTCCTGCAGCATTCTGCCAAGAGGAAG CTGGAACTTCAGGGTCAGGAGGTGGTGGCGTATGACCAGAGCTCACCTGACTCCGCTTCTCTTTCATCTGAAGCCTTTCTCAGCATCCTGTTGGCCAAGCTGGAGAAACGTTTCCCATCTGTTCATCTGCTCTCAG GTGGTTTTGTGGAGTTCTCACATCTGTTCCCGGGTCTGTGCGAAGGGAAATCCACACTTGTTCCGTCCTGTATCTCCCAACCATCTCTCCCCGTCACGAACGTCGGTCCCACACGGATTCTGCCTCACCTGTACCTGGGCTGCCAGAGAGATGTTCTCAACAAG GAGCTCATGCAGCAGAATGACATCGCGTACGTGCTCAACGCCAGTAACACGTGTCCCAAACCCGACTTCATCTCAGAATGGCATTTCCTGCGGGTGCCGGTCAACGACAGCTTCTGCGAGAAGATTCTGCCGTGGCTGGACAGATCAGTGGACTTCATAG AGAAAGCCAAGGCCAGCGACGGAAGAGTTCTGGTCCACTGTCTGGCCGGAATCTCCCGCTCGGCCACCATCGCCATCGCTTACATCATGAAGAGAATGAATATGACGTTAGATGAAGCCTACAG GTTCGTGAAAGAGAAGCGGCCCACCATCTCACCCAACTTCAACTTCTTGGGTCAGCTGCTGGACTTTGAGAAGAAGCTCAAGTGTGCGAGTGAAACGGCGGTCAAACCCAAAGCCGTGCTGCAGGTGGATCCGTCAGAAGATCTGAAGTCTGAAGTCAGCGGATCACAGGAGTCGCTCTCCGATCAGCATCTGATGACCCGAGGGATGTGCGGTCTGCAGCTGGCGGAGGAGAACACCAGACCCAAACGCTCCTTCTCTCTGGACATCAAGTCATACGCTGAGTCTGGAGCGTCGCCACCAAGCGCTCATCCTGACAGCCCAGAACTCTACCATCCGCCCGCTTACAAAGATTCAGCCAGCAAACTCTGTCAGTTCTCACCCGTGCGGGAGGTTTCAGAACACAGCCCACCGTCCAAACCGCAGACGGCTTCAGTCAATCGCAGTCCCGCAGCATCGCCGTGTCGTCAGGCGTTACATCGCAGCGGCAGCATGGAGGAAACTCCCAGCGGTGTCCTGTCAGGATCCCAGCGGCCCAAAGCCGGGCCGGTCGCTCTGAAGGGGTGGCACTCCGACATCCTCCTGGCCCCGGTGGCCGGCGGCTGGTACCTCTCCTCCGATTCCGCTCGGTTCTACTCCACGTCGGCCATATTCGGCTGCGGTCAGGACCGTGAGAGCGTGCGGAGGCGCGGGCGGCAACGCGGAGGAGACTCTCGCAGGAGCTGGCACGAGGAGAGCAGCTTTGAGAAACAGCTGAAACACCGGAGCTGTCAGATGGACTTTGGAGACGGGATGTCAGAGACTCGCTCAAGAGAGGACATCACACACGTGGCCAGTCGGTCCAGCTTCTCTGGAAGCATGGAAATCATCGAGGTGTCCTGA